Part of the bacterium genome is shown below.
AAAAGAGGGGTGAGAATCCGAATAATAATGGACAAAGACCAGAATCGAAGCAAGTATAGCAAAAAAAGATACTTGCAAAAATATCGAATCCCTATAGCGACCAACCGCGGCGAAGGTTTAATGCACCACAAATTCGCCGTGATAGACACGCAAATAGTCATAACGGGCTCCTACAACTGGACAGTATCAGCAAATATTTATAACCATGAAAATCTCCTAATAATAAAATCGCCCGAACTCGCGAAAATTTACGAGAAAGAATTTACCAAGATGTGGCGTCACTACTATCACTGATCCCATGAAAGTATTAACCGAACTGTTAGATTTTCCTTTTTGGGTTCGATTCAAACTCTACACAATCGGATTTCTGCCAAAAAGAAATCTCCCCAAACCGACTATAAGCATAGGTTCCCTCATCATTGGTGGTGCAGGGAAAACACCCATGACAGAATTTCTGGCCAAAACACTTATCAAAATGGGACTTAGACCCGGCATCATAACAATCGGCTACGGAAGAAAGTCTAGAGGTTTAGTAGTTCTTCATGGCCCACCGGAAAACTGGCCGATATCGGGTGACGAACCAGCAATGCTCGCACAGAACCTGCCGAACACACCGATAGCAATACATAAAAACAGAGAGTTAGCGGCCGAAGCGATAAAAGATGAAGTGGATGTGTACATACTCGACGACGCTTTCCAGAATCTTTGCACGAAACGCGATCTGGACATCCTGATGCTAACCTGCAAAGAAGCAAAAACTGCGATCTTTCCCTTTGGGCTGAGGCGTGACACAATTTGGCGACTGAGAGAAATTGATAAAAACAAAGCGATAGCGATCGCGAAAAAAGGCAGGGATTGCCAATACACGAAAAAATTCTTTCGACATGTCTTCACATTCCAGACAATGCCTGAACTTATTTTCAACCTAAAAAATCCCGAGACAAACTTTGACATAAACTGGATTAACGGGAAGAAAGTATATTTAACTGCTGGAATCGCGAATCCAGAAAGGTTTACAGAGAGTATGCTAAAGTGCGGAGCCAGCATAGTCGGACACAAATGGTTCCTCGACCATAGACTGTATCGTCCGGCTCAGGTGAAGCGTGTGGTTCGCGATGCTAAAAAACTTGGCGCAGAAATAATACTTACGACTCAAAAGGACGCTGTGAGAATAAAAGCATTCGCCCCTGAAAACATGTTCGCAGTAAAAATAGCATTAAAAATAGAACCTCACGACGATTTCATCCGATTAATAAAAGAATTTATATCAAAACTTTTGTGAATTAGCATTTCTTGACATACCTAAATTAATTTAGTAACTTAATTTTCCAGAGGTTAGGAATGAAGACTGTGGTGATAAATATATTTTTGGCGTTAACGATTATAATCGCATCAGCGTCAGACATAAATTACTACATTCGGGCTGGAGACCATTTCATGAAACGCGGCGAATACGACGATGCGCTGAAAAACTATCGTATAGCTGAAAAACTTTCCCCTAACAATCCCGATGTAATGTGGCGAATTGGCGCAGCTCTTAACAGAATAGCCGAATCAATAAACAGCGGGATTATCGACACACTGCGCAAGGCGAACGACTATCTTACGAAGGCGATATCAACCGACAAAAAAATACCAATAGCACACACAGAACTCACGAGAAATTTGCTTTTAATAATCGCTAAGGCGGGAAAAACCAACGACATGGCTATGTGGAGTAGGGCGAAAGAGGAACTTAATTTTGCACAATCAATGGACAGCAATAATGCAGAAAACTTGCTTGTTATGGGACTTTGGAATCGCTATGTCTCGAAAATCTCGCTTTTGAAAAGGATGCCCTATGACCTCGGGGATGCCTCTCAGGATAATGCCCTGAAATACATAATCGCTGCAAATAAACTTGACCCCAAAAACCCGGAATACAAGTACGAACTAATCAAACAATACATTATCGCTGAAAAAGTGCACAAAGCACAAAAAGTATTGGAAGAATTGAAAAGTTTACCGCCTTCACCAAAGAAAAACTTTTATCTAAAAAAAGCCCAAGAACTTATAGGTAGTCTCAAGAACAAAAAAATGGAGGAACCATGAGAAGATATGCCTTACTGGTTCTAATTATTGTATCCTTGGCGCTGGGCGCAGCATATAGGGATGTGCTTTTCCTGAAAAATGGCGAGGAGATAAGGGGTAATGTAATCAAAATAACAAAAAAAGAGGTCGTTATAGAAACGAAAGAAGGGAAGCAAAAGTATAAGATCGATGAGGTCGTGAGATTAAGCCTTACTCATCCTCGCCCGGGAGACGAATGGGAAACGGTCGACGACATAACTGATTCTGTGCTTATCAGCGCATTAGCCATAAAGGATAGCGCCAAAGCCAAATACCCGAAAGCTTCGTACATAACTCTTTACAGGTCAGTAAGAGTAGAATTTACTCGTGACGGGAACTGCGAATATACCTTAAGGCACATAGGAGTGGTGCTTAATGAGCGTGGAAAAGCAGACAACGCCGTAAAAGCAATCATATACATCAAACCATGGCAATACGGTGACATAGACTTTTGCAGGACAATCTCGCCCGATGGCAAGGTGCACCATCTCGACGACGCAGCGATAGAGTTCGGCGAACCTTTGGGAACTTATCCACAGTATAATTTTTCTCGCACAATAAGATTCGCATTGCCTCAGCTCAAAGTAGGCTCCGTATTTGACTACCAATTCCACATACGATACGAGGGGTTAAGCCAGCTAAAACCTTATTGGTCGCACCATGTCTTTGGCGACAACGAACCTATAATCAACATAGAAGTTACTGTGAAAGTTCCCAGTGAAGCTTTTGGAAATGTTTTCCGGTATGTCATGGATGACCCTGCAAATTCTGGCATTCTAAAAGACCTTCCCGACATATCAGAGAAGGATGATTATCTTATTCTCAGATGGCACGCAAAAGACATACCACCCTACATCCCTGAAACCAACACCGCACCACCGGAAAAGTTCAACCCCACAATCTGGATTGGCTACGGTATCGGTCCTAATGAGGTTTTCAATGCTCTTAGCGACTCACTGAGAGCTTCACTCGATGGTTCCCAGAAACTCGATAAATTCGTGGATTCACTGCTTAGTGGAGTAAAATCTGTCGAGGAAAAAGTCGCAAAAATCTACGAGTATCTGAACATAGAATTTAGAAAAGCATATGCCGAGCCTGAATTAACGAGATTCTTTCCCCGTAAGGTTTCGGAAATATTTGATGACGGTGTAGCGAGTCATCTTGACCTTTGCGCACTCGCTGTATACATGCTCAAACGCGCGGGCGTTAATAGCGGAATAATCTATGTTTCTGACGAAATCGACAAGCCAGCTATTTTCAAGATGCCGATTCTGAGAATGTTTCGTCGCGTCGCCCTCTTCGTTGACATGCCAGATGGTAGAACACTTTTAGGACTGCCGTATAGAAAATATCTTCCTCTTGGAACCATACCACCGTCATTCGAGGGACAACTTGGAATTTGGGTCTCGCCTCAGAAAACACTTATAGACACCATACCTCACTGCAAACTTTCAACATATGGCACAGTGGACACTATCGTTGTGGAAATAGATGAAAACGGGAATGGAAAAATAGAAATAAAAAAGACTTATGGCAACTATCAGTCAGTTGATATGAGATACTATCGTGAAGAACGCAAAGAAGAAATTGATAAAGACTACGAAACCAGGTCGGGCAATATACATCCGGGAGCAAAATTAATAAGTTACAAGATCGAGGGTATAGGTTCACTCGATTCGACAGTAAGGCTTTTCTGGAGCGTAACAGCGCCAAAACTTGCGCAGAAAGCCGGTGCGAAAATGCTTGCATTCCAGATACCGCTTCTCAGATATTCAACCTACACTGTTGGTTTGCCGGAAAGGAAAACGCCAATGTGGCTTCCTGATCCCCTCGTCCACGAGAGGGTATGGATAATAACAATTCCGAAAAAATTTAAACCATACCACATTCCACAAAACATCGAAGCAAAACTCGATTCGGCACTATACGAGCTTAAATTTGAGTACGAAAAGAGCGGCAACAAAATAGTCGTGCGCGAGAAAGACATAAGAACTGACAAACTTATTCCGCCCGATGAATACGAATCATATCGTAACCTGATTTTCACAAAGGCCTCTGCCGCGAAACACTGGCTTATACTTGAAAGGAAAAGAAAGTAAAAAGGAGGAAAAATGAGGTATCTCACAATTATTCTCTCAGCAATGCTGCTTTTCGTCGCAGGTTGCAAGGAGAAAGAGGCGAAATCGGAAGAAAAGAAAACGGAACATCCCGTGGTAGTCCTTGAGACCGATTTCGGTAACATCGAAATAGAACTTCGCCCCGATGCAGCCCCCAAAACTGTCGAAAACTTTATAAAGCTGGTAAAACAGGGCTTTTACAATGGTCTGACATTTCATAGGGTTATTCCGGGTTTCGTGATTCAGGGTGGCGACCCCAAGGGCGACGGTACAGGCGGACCTGGGTACACAATCCCCGCGGAAATAAATTTAAAGCACACCAAGGGCGCAGTAGCAATGGCAAGACTTCCTGACCAGGTTAATCCACGCAGAGAATCCTCAGGAAGCCAATTCTACATAGCACTTGATGACCTTCCCCAGCTTGACGGCGCATACACCGTTTTCGGTTATGTTATAAAAGGCATGGATGTAGCGCAGAAGATAGCCTCAGTACCAAGAGACCAAAGAGACAAACCCTTGAAACCAGTGTATATAAAGAAAGCTTATCTAAAGAAGAAATGAAGAATTTTATATAACCAAAAGGACCGAGATATGATTGATGGGGTTAAGATAAAAAAACTTCGCGTAATCCCGGACGAGCGTGGAAGGCTTATGGAAATCCTGCGCTCAGACGACGAAATATTTGAGAAATTTGGGCAAGTGTACATAACAACCGTGTATCCGGGCGTCGTTAAAGCATGGCATTACCACAAAATTCAATCGGACAATTTCGCCTGCGTTAGCGGTATGATTCGCGTGGCACTCTTCGACGCGAGAAAGGAATCGCCAACATACGGCGAGATAAACGAGTTCTTTATAGGTGAGCATAATCCCACACTAATCCATGTTCCACCGGGCGTTTATCACGGCTGGAAAGGTGTGGGTACAAAAGAGGCTATAGTAGTTAATGTGCCCACCCATCCTTACAACTACGAAAAACCCGACGAATATCGGCTCGACCCTTACGACAACAATATTCCATATGATTGGCGGTTAAAGGAAGGCTAAGATGAAAATGTAAAGCCATATAGCCCTGCCCAAAAAGAATAAAAAAATCAAAATTTTTCAAAAAATACTTGCGCAAAAAATTTTTTTGCTTATAAGTTATTGTAGGCAGGGAGGATAGGTTGCAAAGGTTGATGGATAGAGAGGTGATATTGGAGCAATTACTCTGCTATAGGGCTTTGATTTTAGCCATCATGGGCAAGGATGAGCAGGCTGATGTTATAAGATGGTTTCTGAGACGGAAAAAGGATGAACCTACGATTCTGAACTCGCCTACTAAAGGTTGATTCTAAGTGTTGACTTTCAAGCCTGCTCCGAGTAGTTTGTGATGCCGCCTTTAAATGTTTTTATCTTATTTTCCTACCTATATTTTTATGAAATTTGCCATAAAACATTGCTCACAATAAAAAGTTTGCGTTAGCTTGATTGATTTTTATATTTGATAACCCAGAAATGACAGGAGGTAAAAGGTGCCTTTTGAGCCAAAGATAGTAGGGTTTTTCTGCCATTGGTGCACATCCATGGCGGCAGACCTCGCCGGCACATCACGGCTTGAATACCCGCCCAATGTAAGACCCATAAGAGTAATGTGCTCAGGTTCCGTGGACCCGAGCTATGTCATAAAAGCACTACTGCTTGGCGCAGACGGTGTTATTGTTGGTGGATGTCATCCGGGCGACTGTCACTACCTTACCGGCAATTACAAAGCGAGACGAAGAATAGCCATAATAAAAAAGATATTCGAAACCCTTGGACTCGAACACGAGCGTATACACCTCGAGTGGATTAGCGCGAGCGAGGGCAAAAAATTCGCCGACACAATGGCATCCTTCACGGAAAAAATAAGAAAATCGGGTCCCAACAAGCTGGGAGAAATGTGGGAACTTTGAAATCCCAAACGAAAAAATGGGGGCTTTGAAATGACACCAACCGAATTCTTAGAAAAAATCCTAAGCGAATCGCTAAAGAGAGACTTGGTTGGCGGCGTTATAACGCTGAAGAGGACTTCAAACGATGCCGCAGCCCATGCATTAATAACGAAGGTCGAGCTTCTTGAGGGCTGTGACCCACTGATGCCATATTTCCCGGGCAACGGTG
Proteins encoded:
- a CDS encoding phospholipase D family protein, with protein sequence MARRRKKLSSTIFWFLLLLALATLIWQKSDIITASTLNRSIKLTPNSVQVYFSPEGGCEQAVIRTINSAKKTIDVAIYSFTSRKIAQSLVAAKKRGVRIRIIMDKDQNRSKYSKKRYLQKYRIPIATNRGEGLMHHKFAVIDTQIVITGSYNWTVSANIYNHENLLIIKSPELAKIYEKEFTKMWRHYYH
- the lpxK gene encoding tetraacyldisaccharide 4'-kinase, with protein sequence MKVLTELLDFPFWVRFKLYTIGFLPKRNLPKPTISIGSLIIGGAGKTPMTEFLAKTLIKMGLRPGIITIGYGRKSRGLVVLHGPPENWPISGDEPAMLAQNLPNTPIAIHKNRELAAEAIKDEVDVYILDDAFQNLCTKRDLDILMLTCKEAKTAIFPFGLRRDTIWRLREIDKNKAIAIAKKGRDCQYTKKFFRHVFTFQTMPELIFNLKNPETNFDINWINGKKVYLTAGIANPERFTESMLKCGASIVGHKWFLDHRLYRPAQVKRVVRDAKKLGAEIILTTQKDAVRIKAFAPENMFAVKIALKIEPHDDFIRLIKEFISKLL
- a CDS encoding tetratricopeptide repeat protein, with the protein product MKTVVINIFLALTIIIASASDINYYIRAGDHFMKRGEYDDALKNYRIAEKLSPNNPDVMWRIGAALNRIAESINSGIIDTLRKANDYLTKAISTDKKIPIAHTELTRNLLLIIAKAGKTNDMAMWSRAKEELNFAQSMDSNNAENLLVMGLWNRYVSKISLLKRMPYDLGDASQDNALKYIIAANKLDPKNPEYKYELIKQYIIAEKVHKAQKVLEELKSLPPSPKKNFYLKKAQELIGSLKNKKMEEP
- a CDS encoding DUF3857 domain-containing protein is translated as MRRYALLVLIIVSLALGAAYRDVLFLKNGEEIRGNVIKITKKEVVIETKEGKQKYKIDEVVRLSLTHPRPGDEWETVDDITDSVLISALAIKDSAKAKYPKASYITLYRSVRVEFTRDGNCEYTLRHIGVVLNERGKADNAVKAIIYIKPWQYGDIDFCRTISPDGKVHHLDDAAIEFGEPLGTYPQYNFSRTIRFALPQLKVGSVFDYQFHIRYEGLSQLKPYWSHHVFGDNEPIINIEVTVKVPSEAFGNVFRYVMDDPANSGILKDLPDISEKDDYLILRWHAKDIPPYIPETNTAPPEKFNPTIWIGYGIGPNEVFNALSDSLRASLDGSQKLDKFVDSLLSGVKSVEEKVAKIYEYLNIEFRKAYAEPELTRFFPRKVSEIFDDGVASHLDLCALAVYMLKRAGVNSGIIYVSDEIDKPAIFKMPILRMFRRVALFVDMPDGRTLLGLPYRKYLPLGTIPPSFEGQLGIWVSPQKTLIDTIPHCKLSTYGTVDTIVVEIDENGNGKIEIKKTYGNYQSVDMRYYREERKEEIDKDYETRSGNIHPGAKLISYKIEGIGSLDSTVRLFWSVTAPKLAQKAGAKMLAFQIPLLRYSTYTVGLPERKTPMWLPDPLVHERVWIITIPKKFKPYHIPQNIEAKLDSALYELKFEYEKSGNKIVVREKDIRTDKLIPPDEYESYRNLIFTKASAAKHWLILERKRK
- a CDS encoding peptidylprolyl isomerase; amino-acid sequence: MRYLTIILSAMLLFVAGCKEKEAKSEEKKTEHPVVVLETDFGNIEIELRPDAAPKTVENFIKLVKQGFYNGLTFHRVIPGFVIQGGDPKGDGTGGPGYTIPAEINLKHTKGAVAMARLPDQVNPRRESSGSQFYIALDDLPQLDGAYTVFGYVIKGMDVAQKIASVPRDQRDKPLKPVYIKKAYLKKK
- a CDS encoding dTDP-4-dehydrorhamnose 3,5-epimerase family protein, with the protein product MIDGVKIKKLRVIPDERGRLMEILRSDDEIFEKFGQVYITTVYPGVVKAWHYHKIQSDNFACVSGMIRVALFDARKESPTYGEINEFFIGEHNPTLIHVPPGVYHGWKGVGTKEAIVVNVPTHPYNYEKPDEYRLDPYDNNIPYDWRLKEG
- a CDS encoding hydrogenase iron-sulfur subunit, yielding MAADLAGTSRLEYPPNVRPIRVMCSGSVDPSYVIKALLLGADGVIVGGCHPGDCHYLTGNYKARRRIAIIKKIFETLGLEHERIHLEWISASEGKKFADTMASFTEKIRKSGPNKLGEMWEL